The following are encoded together in the Diabrotica undecimpunctata isolate CICGRU chromosome 7, icDiaUnde3, whole genome shotgun sequence genome:
- the LOC140446272 gene encoding uncharacterized protein: MDDFEQKIVHKQDTQHTVWWKYVDGVFYICHHVPEALNKFLMGNNNKDELVKFTMKQENNNFLPKEDAGYATKVYRKLTHTNIYLNCYSNHNVNIKKGVIKCLYDRTRSICSNENAFLEKKNLLTKILTKNDHPVSFINMKFHKTEERKPKNITSNLKRLTRKDLKMTIIPYGLSEELKRIGNK, from the coding sequence ATGGATGATTTCGAAcaaaaaattgtacataaacaaGACACACAACACACTGTATGGtggaaatatgtagatggtgtGTTCTATATTTGTCATCATGTACCAGAAGCATTGAATAAATTCCTGATGGGCAACAACAATAAAGATGAATTAGTCAAATTTACCATGaaacaagaaaacaataattttcTTCCAAAAGAAGACGCAGGATATGCAACCAAAGTCTACAGAAAACTAACTCATACCAACATATATTTAAATTGCTACTCCAACCACAACGTTAACATCAAAAAAGGAGTTATAAAATGCCTATATGATAGAACTCGAAGCATCTGCTCCAATGAAAATGCATTTCTGGAAAAAAAGAACTTGCTAACAAAGATTTTGACTAAAAATGACCACCCAGTATCATTTATAAACATGAAATTTCACAAGACTGAAGAAAGAAAACCAAAAAACATCACAAGCAATCTAAAAAGACTTACAAGAAAAGATTTAAAGATGACAATAATACCATACGGCTTATCAGAAGAACTGAAACGGATAGGAAACAAGTAA
- the LOC140446271 gene encoding uncharacterized protein yields MLFSKVSKFIALKRYDTVNTRTARPIDLIELKALFGLLYISGANKSNHQNADDLFRTDGRSMEIYLLKMSLKRFQFILRYIWFDDESTRIQRQEFDKLAAIREIVEAFNSNLPKYYNLSAYTTIDEKLKAFRGKCSFRIYIPNKPNHYGI; encoded by the coding sequence ATGCTATTTTCTAAGGTCAGCAAGTTCATAGCATTAAAACGCTATGACACAGTCAATACCAGAACGGCTAGGCCAATTGATCTTATAGAATTAAAAGCTCTGTTTGGGCTGTTGTACATATCTGGCGCTAACAAAAGCAATCATCAGAATGCTGATGATTTATTTAGAACAGATGGAAGGTCAATGGAGATTTATCTCCTTAAGATGTCGCTAAAGAGGTTCCAGTTCATTTTAAGATACATTTGGTTCGATGACGAAAGTACTAGAATACAAAGGCAAGAATTCGACAAGTTGGCCGCGATACGTGAGATTGTTGAAGCTTTTAATTCTAATCTACCGAAGTATTACAATCTCTCAGCATATACTACGATAGATGAAAAGTTAAAAGCCTTTCGTGGCAAATGTTCATTCAGGATTTACATACCGAATAAACCAAATCATTACGGTATATAA